One Cygnus atratus isolate AKBS03 ecotype Queensland, Australia chromosome 21, CAtr_DNAZoo_HiC_assembly, whole genome shotgun sequence genomic region harbors:
- the WNT4 gene encoding protein Wnt-4 has translation MSPEYFLRSLLLIILATFSANASNWLYLAKLSSVGSISEEETCEKLKGLIQRQVQMCKRNLEVMDSVRRGAQLAIEECQYQFRNRRWNCSTLDTLPVFGKVVTQGTREAAFVYAISSAGVAFAVTRACSSGELDKCGCDRTVQGGSPQGFQWSGCSDNIAYGVAFSQSFVDVRERSKGASSNRALMNLHNNEAGRKAILNNMRVECKCHGVSGSCEFKTCWKAMPPFRKVGNVLKEKFDGATEVEQSEIGSTKVLVPKNSQFKPHTDEDLVYLDSSPDFCDHDLKNGVLGTSGRQCNKTSKAIDGCELMCCGRGFHTDEVEVVERCSCKFHWCCSVKCKPCHRVVEIHTCR, from the exons GTACCTGGCAAAGCTGTCTTCAGTGGGGAGCATCTCTGAGGAGGAGACCTGTGAGAAGCTGAAGGGCCTGATCCAGCGCCAGGTGCAGATGTGCAAGAGGAACCTGGAGGTGATGGACTCGGTGCGGCGCGGAGCCCAGCTGGCCATTGAGGAGTGCCAGTACCAGTTCCGCAACCGCCGCTGGAACTGCTCCACGCTGGACACGCTGCCTGTCTTCGGCAAGGTGGTAACACAAG GAACGCGGGAGGCAGCGTTCGTCTATGCCATCTCTTCGGCAGGGGTGGCCTTTGCAGTGACCCGCGCCTGCAGTAGCGGCGAGCTGGACAAGTGTGGCTGCGACCGCACGGTGCAGGGGGGCAGCCCGCAGG GCTTCCAGTGGTCCGGCTGCTCCGACAACATTGCCTACGGCGTGGCCTTCTCGCAGTCCTTCGTCGACGTCCGTGAGAGGAGCAAAGGGGCCTCTTCCAACAGAGCACTAATGAACCTCCACAACAACGAGGCAGGGAGGAAG GCGATCCTCAACAACATGCGGGTGGAGTGCAAGTGTCATGGCGTGTCGGGCTCATGCGAGTTCAAGACGTGCTGGAAAGCCATGCCCCCCTTCCGCAAAGTGGGCAACGTGCTGAAGGAGAAATTCGACGGCGCCACGGAGGTCGAGCAGAGTGAGATCGGCTCCACCAAAGTGCTGGTGCCAAAAAACTCCCAGTTCAAACCACACACGGATGAGGACCTTGTCTACCTGGACTCCAGCCCTGACTTCTGTGACCACGACCTCAAGAACGGGGTGCTGGGCACCAGTGGCCGGCAGTGCAACAAGACCTCCAAGGCCATCGATGGCTGTGAGCTCATGTGCTGCGGTCGGGGCTTTCATACGGACGAAGTGGAGGTTGTAGAAAGGTGCAGTTGCAAATTCCACTGGTGCTGCTCCGTCAAGTGCAAACCCTGCCATCGGGTGGTGGAAATCCATACGTGCCGGTGA